In Dioscorea cayenensis subsp. rotundata cultivar TDr96_F1 chromosome 9, TDr96_F1_v2_PseudoChromosome.rev07_lg8_w22 25.fasta, whole genome shotgun sequence, a genomic segment contains:
- the LOC120268599 gene encoding pentatricopeptide repeat-containing protein At2g45350, chloroplastic-like — translation MPMSFMPTSSPPASSSTLPHPLSLLLHPPLHLLARSLLPLHPNSALPLQCPNQGFLQWLNPLNALLVFSFLLSSSISPDPFSFSLSFTATARAFSLSQPGKLISALEVFYAMDDDEKNLISWNSMIGGCARFLNRIGMMDEALELFDKMQKRDVIAWDSVLEGYMDIGNVELGLCLFDEMLERDVISKNIMINGYVKNGMISEALFVFMKMQVEGGIVPDGTILVTALFAISELGCTSLRLCIHKYIRMKHLSMYGKLDVVLIDMYSKCGYLGEALQLFKTSSIQIVDH, via the exons ATGCCGATGAGCTTCATGCCCACCTCCTCACCTCCGGCATCCTCATCCACCCTTCCTCATCCTCTATCTCTACTCCTCCACCCCCCACTCCACCTCCTCGCTCGCTCCCTCCTCCCTCTCCACCCCAACTCTGCCCTTCCTCTACAATGCCCTAATCAAGGCTTCCTCCAATGGCTTAACCCTCTCAACGCCCTCCTCGTCTTCTCCTTCCTGCTCTCCTCCAGCATCTCCCCTGACCCTTTCTCCTTCTCCCTTTCCTTCACCGCTACCGCCCGCGCCTTCTCCCTCTCTCA ACCAGGGAAGTTAATTTCAGCCTTAGAGGTGTTCTATGCcatggatgatgatgaaaaGAACTTGATTTCATGGAACTCAATGATCGGTGGTTGCGCACGGTTTTTGAACAGAATCG GGATGATGGATGAAGCATTGGAGTTGTTTGATAAAATGCAGAAAAGGGATGTAATAGCTTGGGATAGTGTGCTCGAGGGGTATATGGATATCGGGAATGTTGAGCTTGGCCTGtgtttgtttgatgaaatgctggAGAGGGATGTGATTTCCAAAAATATCATGATCAATGGGTACGTGAAGAATGGTATGATCAGTGAAGCATTGTTTGTCTTCATGAAGATGCAGGTCGAAGGTGGTATAGTCCCCGATGGCACGATTCTGGTCACTGCTCTTTTTGCCATTTCAGAGCTCGGTTGTACCAGTCTCAGATTATgcatacataaatacataagGATGAAGCACCTATCCATGTATGGAAAGCTTGACGTCGTACTTATTGACATGTACTCAAAGTGTGGCTATCTAGGGGAGGCATTGCAGTTGTTTAAGACATCCAGTATCCAAATAGTAGATCACTAG